The Streptomyces sp. SS1-1 genome has a segment encoding these proteins:
- a CDS encoding polysaccharide deacetylase family protein, which yields MIIRVRRIAAVCALGTALTALAACSAPQPVRAPRAIPGSAVASASASPAAGPPTLAPGPVGLTPVFEHGPRTGDRAIALTFDADMTADQGPRAEQGERFDNPGLIAALRELKVPATVFMTGRWAEQYPRQARSLGRDPLFEIANHSYSHYAFTEDCYGLPTVDEERMRADVERAYAAFRAAGVRDAMPYFRFPGGCHDTRALRALTPAGVTAVQWDVVSGDAFATDAGAVARDVLDGVRPGSVVVLHCTLSAAPTTERVVREVVPELRGKGYRFVKVSELIGASGDRR from the coding sequence GTGATCATTCGCGTCCGGCGCATCGCCGCCGTCTGCGCCCTCGGCACGGCGCTCACCGCACTCGCCGCGTGCTCGGCACCGCAGCCGGTCCGCGCCCCGCGCGCCATCCCCGGCTCCGCCGTCGCCTCGGCCTCGGCCTCGCCCGCGGCGGGCCCGCCGACCCTCGCCCCCGGTCCCGTGGGCCTGACCCCGGTCTTCGAGCACGGCCCCCGCACCGGTGACCGGGCGATCGCCCTGACCTTCGACGCCGACATGACCGCCGACCAGGGGCCGCGCGCGGAACAGGGCGAGCGGTTCGACAACCCGGGGCTGATCGCGGCCCTGCGGGAGCTGAAGGTGCCGGCCACCGTGTTCATGACGGGCCGGTGGGCCGAGCAGTACCCGCGGCAGGCCCGCTCCCTCGGCCGCGACCCCCTCTTCGAGATCGCCAACCACTCCTACAGCCACTACGCCTTCACCGAGGACTGCTACGGCCTGCCGACCGTGGACGAGGAGCGGATGCGCGCCGACGTGGAGCGGGCCTACGCGGCCTTCCGCGCGGCCGGTGTGCGCGACGCGATGCCGTACTTCCGCTTCCCCGGCGGCTGTCACGACACCCGGGCGCTGCGGGCCCTGACCCCGGCCGGTGTCACGGCCGTGCAGTGGGACGTGGTGAGCGGGGACGCCTTCGCCACGGACGCCGGCGCGGTCGCCCGGGACGTCCTGGACGGGGTGCGGCCCGGATCGGTGGTGGTGCTGCACTGCACGCTGAGCGCGGCCCCGACGACGGAGCGCGTGGTGCGCGAGGTGGTGCCGGAGCTGCGCGGGAAGGGCTACCGGTTCGTGAAGGTGTCCGAGCTGATCGGCGCCTCGGGCGATCGCCGCTGA
- the murC gene encoding UDP-N-acetylmuramate--L-alanine ligase, with amino-acid sequence MAPGLPPAMDRPHFIGIGGAGMSGIAKILAQRGAAVAGSDAKESATAEALRALGVTVHIGHATEHLADDASCVVVSSAIRQDNPELARAAELGVPVVHRSDALAALMDGLRPIAVAGTHGKTTTTSMLAVSLTELGLRPSYAIGGDLDAPGSNALHGDGDIFVAEADESDRSFHKYAPDVAIVLNVELDHHANYASLEEIYESFVTFADRITEGGTLVISADQDGARELTRRVAGRGPRVVTYGEAPDADVRVLSVVPQGLKSEVTVLLDGQELTFTVSVPGRHYALNAVAALAAGAALGIPAAELAPAIAAYTGVKRRLQLKGEAAGAQVIDSYAHHPTEMTADLQAMRAAAGDARILVVYQPHLFSRTQELGKEMGEALALADASLVLDIYPAREDPIPGITSALVVDAARAAGADVTPVHDKGEVPSLVAGMTKPGDLVLTMGAGDVTDLGPLILDRLSK; translated from the coding sequence ATGGCACCCGGCCTTCCCCCCGCCATGGACCGACCGCACTTCATCGGCATCGGCGGGGCCGGCATGTCGGGCATCGCGAAGATCCTCGCGCAGCGCGGGGCCGCGGTGGCCGGCAGCGACGCCAAGGAGTCCGCGACCGCCGAGGCGCTGCGGGCGCTCGGCGTCACCGTGCACATCGGGCACGCCACCGAGCACCTCGCCGACGACGCCAGCTGCGTCGTGGTGTCGTCGGCGATCCGGCAGGACAACCCCGAGCTGGCACGCGCCGCCGAGCTGGGCGTCCCCGTGGTGCACCGCTCCGACGCGCTCGCCGCGCTGATGGACGGACTGCGCCCGATCGCCGTCGCCGGCACCCACGGCAAGACGACCACCACCTCCATGCTGGCCGTCTCCCTCACCGAGCTGGGCCTGCGCCCCTCGTACGCCATCGGCGGCGACCTGGACGCGCCCGGCTCCAACGCGCTGCACGGCGACGGCGACATCTTCGTCGCCGAGGCGGACGAGTCGGACCGCAGCTTCCACAAGTACGCCCCCGATGTCGCGATCGTCCTCAACGTCGAGCTCGACCACCACGCGAACTACGCGTCGCTGGAGGAGATCTACGAGTCCTTCGTGACGTTCGCCGACCGGATCACCGAGGGCGGCACCCTGGTGATCTCCGCCGACCAGGACGGCGCCCGGGAACTGACCCGCCGGGTCGCCGGGCGCGGGCCGCGCGTCGTGACGTACGGCGAGGCGCCCGACGCCGACGTGCGGGTCCTGTCCGTGGTGCCGCAGGGCCTCAAGAGCGAGGTCACCGTCCTCCTGGACGGCCAGGAGCTCACCTTCACGGTCTCCGTCCCCGGCCGCCACTACGCCCTGAACGCCGTCGCCGCCCTCGCGGCGGGCGCGGCGCTCGGCATCCCGGCCGCCGAGCTGGCCCCCGCGATCGCCGCGTACACCGGTGTGAAGCGGCGGCTCCAGCTCAAGGGCGAGGCCGCCGGCGCGCAGGTCATCGACTCCTACGCCCACCACCCGACCGAGATGACGGCCGACCTCCAGGCCATGCGGGCCGCCGCCGGCGACGCCCGCATCCTGGTCGTCTACCAGCCCCACCTCTTCTCCCGCACCCAGGAGCTCGGCAAGGAGATGGGCGAGGCCCTGGCCCTCGCCGACGCCTCGCTGGTCCTGGACATCTACCCGGCTCGCGAGGACCCGATCCCGGGCATCACCAGCGCGCTCGTCGTCGACGCCGCCCGCGCGGCCGGGGCCGACGTGACCCCCGTGCACGACAAGGGCGAGGTGCCCTCGCTGGTCGCGGGAATGACGAAGCCCGGTGATCTCGTTCTCACCATGGGCGCGGGCGATGTCACCGACCTCGGCCCGCTCATCCTGGACCGCCTGTCGAAGTGA
- a CDS encoding slipin family protein, with protein sequence MVEELLGAAAGVAAVGVVYVAAAARVVKQYERGVVLRLGRLAGEVRPPGFTMIVPFVDRLHKVNMQIVTLPVPGQEGITRDNVTVRVDAVVYFKVVDAASALITVEDYKYAVSQMAQTSLRSIIGKSDLDDLLSNREKLNQGLELMIDSPAIGWGVQVDRVEIKDVSLPESMKRSMARQAEADRERRARIINADAELQASRKLADAARQMAETPSALQLRLLQTVMAVAAEKNSTLVLPIPVELLRFLERGEDHVAHAERQAPAPAARPAGDPPEAAGDASAEDAPKAVEPPPERTVERTIDDIIGDAQGK encoded by the coding sequence ATGGTCGAGGAGCTGCTGGGCGCCGCCGCCGGAGTGGCCGCCGTCGGGGTCGTCTACGTGGCCGCGGCGGCCCGTGTGGTCAAGCAGTACGAGCGCGGGGTGGTGCTGCGGCTCGGGCGGCTCGCCGGGGAGGTGCGCCCGCCGGGGTTCACGATGATCGTTCCGTTCGTGGACCGGCTGCACAAGGTCAACATGCAGATCGTGACGCTGCCGGTGCCGGGCCAGGAGGGCATCACCCGCGACAACGTGACCGTGCGGGTGGACGCGGTCGTGTACTTCAAGGTGGTCGACGCCGCGAGCGCCCTGATCACGGTCGAGGACTACAAGTACGCGGTCTCGCAGATGGCGCAGACGTCGCTGCGCTCCATCATCGGCAAGAGCGACCTGGACGACCTGCTCTCCAACCGGGAGAAGCTGAACCAGGGCCTGGAGCTGATGATCGACAGCCCGGCGATCGGCTGGGGCGTGCAGGTGGACCGCGTCGAGATCAAGGACGTGTCCCTGCCGGAGTCGATGAAGCGCTCGATGGCCCGCCAGGCCGAGGCGGACCGCGAGCGGCGGGCCCGGATCATCAACGCGGACGCCGAGCTCCAGGCCTCCCGCAAACTCGCCGACGCCGCCCGGCAGATGGCCGAGACGCCCTCCGCGCTCCAGCTGCGGCTGCTGCAGACGGTGATGGCGGTGGCCGCGGAGAAGAACTCCACGCTCGTCCTGCCGATCCCGGTGGAGCTGCTGCGCTTCCTGGAGCGGGGCGAGGACCACGTGGCCCACGCGGAGCGCCAGGCGCCCGCGCCCGCCGCCCGCCCGGCCGGGGACCCGCCGGAGGCGGCCGGGGACGCGTCGGCCGAGGACGCGCCGAAGGCCGTCGAACCGCCCCCGGAGCGCACGGTCGAACGGACGATCGACGACATCATCGGTGACGCGCAAGGGAAGTGA
- a CDS encoding PhoX family protein has protein sequence MSATASAPGGSGSTRRQLLARTGALGVSIAFAGNVTELFTGTAAAQNLGHSGYGPLVPDPKGLLDLPKGFSYRVLSREGDQLRSGEGKVPSHCDGMSAFGARSGRVHLVRNHENRSDAAIPVPTVKGLTYDPEGKGGCTALTLDGRDHVLSERVAIAGTAVNCAGGPTPWGTWLTCEETEDKAGTNGYTKDHGFIFEVDPDNPHRSGAVPLTAMGRFQHEAIAVDPKRGIVYETEDAFERPFGLFYRFLPERPRGGLGSLRAGGRLQAMRVPGVPDLSTIQETGTTFDRVEWVDVPDPLAAETAIRFQDFGPKGITHAQKLEGCYWGGRSVYFVSSFARRSDGSAADHYGQIWRYDPDERRLTLVIVFGPDTDVQLPGESPDNICLAPSGGLMVCEDGNGAQHVFGVTRRGEVYAMARNAQNINTPEEPEWGEFAGVTFSPDGGTMYVNCYDPGTTFAVTGPWRR, from the coding sequence ATGTCCGCAACCGCATCCGCACCCGGCGGCTCCGGCTCGACCCGCCGTCAGCTCCTGGCCCGTACCGGCGCGTTGGGCGTCTCCATCGCCTTCGCCGGGAACGTCACCGAACTCTTCACCGGCACCGCCGCCGCCCAGAACCTGGGTCACTCCGGCTACGGCCCGCTGGTCCCCGACCCCAAGGGTCTGCTCGACCTGCCAAAAGGTTTCTCTTACCGGGTGCTCTCCCGTGAGGGCGACCAGCTCCGCTCCGGTGAGGGCAAGGTGCCCTCCCACTGCGACGGCATGTCCGCCTTCGGCGCCCGCTCCGGCCGCGTCCACCTGGTCCGCAACCACGAGAACCGCTCGGACGCCGCGATCCCCGTCCCCACCGTCAAGGGCCTGACCTACGACCCGGAGGGCAAGGGCGGCTGTACGGCGCTGACCCTGGACGGGCGCGACCACGTGCTGTCCGAGCGGGTCGCCATCGCCGGCACCGCCGTCAACTGCGCGGGCGGCCCGACCCCTTGGGGCACCTGGCTGACCTGCGAGGAGACCGAGGACAAGGCCGGCACCAACGGCTACACCAAGGACCACGGCTTCATCTTCGAGGTCGATCCCGACAACCCGCACCGCTCGGGCGCGGTCCCGCTCACCGCCATGGGCCGCTTCCAGCACGAGGCCATCGCGGTCGACCCGAAGCGCGGGATCGTCTACGAGACCGAGGACGCGTTCGAGCGGCCGTTCGGGCTGTTCTACCGCTTCCTGCCCGAACGGCCGCGGGGCGGCCTCGGCTCGCTGCGCGCCGGCGGGCGCCTGCAGGCCATGCGGGTGCCGGGCGTGCCCGACCTGTCCACGATCCAGGAGACGGGCACCACGTTCGACCGCGTCGAGTGGGTGGACGTGCCCGACCCGCTCGCCGCCGAGACCGCGATCCGCTTCCAGGACTTCGGCCCGAAGGGCATCACCCACGCGCAGAAGCTCGAGGGCTGTTACTGGGGCGGGCGGTCGGTGTACTTCGTGTCGTCCTTCGCCCGCCGTTCCGACGGCTCGGCGGCCGACCACTACGGGCAGATCTGGCGCTACGACCCCGACGAGCGCCGGCTCACCCTGGTGATCGTCTTCGGCCCCGACACCGACGTCCAGCTCCCCGGCGAGTCCCCGGACAACATCTGCCTCGCCCCCAGCGGCGGCCTGATGGTGTGCGAGGACGGCAACGGCGCCCAGCACGTCTTCGGTGTGACCCGGCGCGGGGAGGTGTACGCGATGGCGCGCAACGCCCAGAACATCAACACCCCGGAGGAGCCGGAGTGGGGTGAGTTCGCCGGTGTCACCTTCTCCCCCGACGGCGGCACGATGTACGTCAACTGCTACGACCCCGGGACCACCTTCGCGGTGACGGGACCCTGGCGCCGCTGA
- a CDS encoding PP2C family protein-serine/threonine phosphatase — protein MPYAAVSAITHPGLLRERNEDSLAVGPWTLCATVTESPQTLVFPLGTPLVVAVADGLGGHPGGDLASSLVVRRIAMLGPALGSEVAVRDALNACNRAVYQAAGGDERTELTAMGTTVAGVVVGEDSVLVFNVGDSQVLAADGDGLRQVSVDDNPPHPPGRTTSLVTQCLGGSPTFREVHPHVSTEPLVPGTRYVVCSDGLTDPVPPDTVHAILREHDDGRAAFELWRAAIEAGGPDNITVAVLRFGDE, from the coding sequence ATGCCGTACGCCGCGGTGAGCGCGATCACCCATCCCGGACTGCTGCGCGAGCGCAACGAGGACAGTCTGGCCGTCGGACCGTGGACGCTCTGCGCCACGGTCACCGAGAGCCCCCAGACCCTCGTCTTCCCGCTCGGCACCCCCCTCGTCGTGGCCGTCGCCGACGGGCTCGGCGGACATCCCGGCGGTGACCTGGCCAGCTCGCTGGTCGTGCGCCGGATCGCGATGCTCGGCCCCGCCCTCGGCAGCGAGGTCGCCGTCCGCGACGCCCTGAACGCCTGCAACCGGGCCGTGTACCAGGCCGCCGGCGGCGACGAGCGGACCGAACTGACCGCCATGGGGACGACGGTCGCCGGCGTGGTCGTGGGCGAGGACAGCGTGCTCGTCTTCAACGTGGGCGACAGCCAGGTCCTCGCGGCCGACGGCGACGGCCTGCGGCAGGTCAGCGTCGACGACAACCCGCCGCACCCGCCCGGCCGTACGACGTCCCTGGTCACCCAGTGCCTCGGCGGCTCACCCACCTTCCGCGAGGTCCATCCGCACGTCAGCACCGAACCCCTCGTGCCCGGCACGCGGTACGTCGTGTGCTCGGACGGCCTGACGGACCCGGTGCCCCCCGACACGGTGCACGCGATCCTGCGCGAGCACGACGACGGCCGGGCCGCCTTCGAACTGTGGCGGGCCGCGATCGAGGCGGGCGGGCCCGACAACATCACCGTCGCGGTGCTGCGCTTCGGCGACGAGTAG
- the msrB gene encoding peptide-methionine (R)-S-oxide reductase MsrB — protein MSYDVEKPDEEWRAELSPAEYAVLRQAGTEPAFTGEYTDTKTEGVYSCRACGAELFTSATKFESHCGWPSFYDPKDTDAVELIEDRSHGMVRTEVRCARCGSHLGHVFEGEGYPTPTDQRYCINSISLRLTPAEG, from the coding sequence ATGTCGTACGACGTAGAGAAGCCGGACGAGGAGTGGCGCGCGGAACTCAGCCCGGCCGAGTACGCCGTGCTGCGCCAGGCCGGTACGGAACCCGCCTTCACCGGTGAGTACACCGACACCAAGACCGAGGGCGTGTACTCCTGCCGCGCCTGCGGGGCGGAGCTGTTCACGTCCGCCACCAAGTTCGAGTCGCACTGCGGCTGGCCGTCCTTCTACGACCCGAAGGACACCGACGCGGTGGAGCTGATCGAGGACCGCTCGCACGGGATGGTGCGCACCGAGGTGCGGTGCGCCCGGTGCGGGTCCCACCTCGGGCACGTCTTCGAGGGCGAGGGGTATCCGACGCCGACCGACCAGCGGTACTGCATCAACAGCATCTCGCTGCGGCTGACGCCCGCCGAGGGCTGA
- a CDS encoding pyrimidine reductase family protein, with product MRRLFPVTDETTPSASGGSGSGREWSLAELAAVYAYPDAGPGEGTPWLRGNMVSTLDGAAQHEGRSQPISCAADMRIFGTLRALADVVVVGAETVRQEGYRPARARAEFADARAAAGQGPAPALAVISASLDLDFALPLFTTPLVPTLVLTGAAAPADRVAEAERSGARVVVAGEGAGVDPARAVAALAGLGHTRLLTEGGPRLLGQFVAAGVLDELCLTISPMLTAGDAQRIAGGPSVAVPLRFELASLLEEDGFLFGRYRRPRG from the coding sequence ATGCGACGCCTGTTCCCTGTGACCGACGAGACGACGCCGAGCGCTTCCGGGGGGAGCGGATCCGGCCGGGAGTGGAGCCTGGCCGAGCTCGCCGCCGTGTACGCCTACCCGGACGCCGGACCCGGCGAGGGCACCCCCTGGCTGCGGGGCAACATGGTGTCCACCCTCGACGGCGCCGCCCAGCACGAGGGGCGGTCGCAGCCCATCTCCTGCGCGGCCGACATGCGGATCTTCGGCACGCTGCGGGCGCTCGCGGACGTCGTGGTCGTCGGTGCTGAAACGGTCCGCCAGGAGGGGTACCGCCCGGCTCGGGCGCGGGCCGAGTTCGCGGACGCGCGCGCCGCCGCCGGGCAGGGGCCCGCCCCCGCCCTCGCGGTGATCAGCGCGAGCCTCGACCTGGACTTCGCTCTGCCGCTGTTCACCACGCCCCTCGTGCCGACCCTGGTGCTGACCGGCGCCGCCGCGCCCGCGGACCGGGTGGCGGAGGCGGAGCGGTCGGGCGCGCGGGTGGTGGTCGCCGGTGAGGGCGCCGGTGTCGACCCCGCCCGTGCCGTGGCCGCCCTCGCCGGGCTCGGCCACACCCGGCTGCTGACCGAGGGCGGCCCCCGGCTGCTCGGGCAGTTCGTGGCGGCCGGGGTGCTCGACGAGCTGTGCCTGACGATCTCGCCGATGCTGACCGCAGGGGACGCCCAGCGGATCGCCGGGGGGCCCTCGGTGGCGGTGCCGCTGCGGTTCGAGCTGGCGTCCCTGCTGGAGGAGGACGGCTTCCTGTTCGGCCGGTACCGGCGGCCGCGAGGTTAG
- a CDS encoding SulP family inorganic anion transporter, giving the protein MTARRAAFPHIRRDLAASLVVFLVALPLCAGVAVASGVPAELGLVTGIVGGVVTGLLRGSTLQVSGPAAGLTVLVLEAVREFGLTALGVLVLATGLLQILMGALRLGRWFRAISVSVVEGMLAGIGLVLIAGQLYSVADTEAPASGTERLAGLPGTLARAAGDPETLAAIGLGAGTVAVLVLWPRMPRRVRALPGPLAAVALATAATAAFSLPVATVEVEGLLGAVQPPGADALGILADPAAYATIIAFTLIASAESLFSAAAVDRMHDGPRTRYDQELMAQGTGNAVCGLLGALPMTAVIVRSAANVRAGARTRAARVLHGVWLLVFAALLPATLGLLPLPALAGVLLHAGWKLIPFRGLLTLWRGERGEALILVATAVSIVALNMFEGVLIGLALSVAKAAWGASHVRLEIRDLGAGPVRARLSGNATFLRLPKILDSLEALPQDRPVELDLSGLHHLDHACRTALENWAERHSAAGTPPVRLTAR; this is encoded by the coding sequence GTGACCGCCCGGCGCGCCGCGTTCCCCCACATACGGCGGGACCTCGCCGCCTCCCTGGTGGTGTTCCTGGTCGCGCTGCCGCTGTGCGCCGGGGTGGCCGTCGCCTCCGGGGTCCCCGCCGAGCTGGGGCTCGTCACCGGCATCGTGGGCGGCGTCGTCACCGGCCTGCTGCGCGGCAGCACCCTGCAGGTCTCCGGTCCCGCCGCAGGTCTGACCGTGCTGGTGCTGGAGGCGGTGCGGGAGTTCGGGCTGACGGCCCTCGGCGTCCTGGTGCTCGCCACCGGCCTGCTCCAGATCCTCATGGGCGCCCTGCGGCTGGGCCGCTGGTTCCGGGCCATCTCGGTCTCCGTCGTCGAGGGCATGCTGGCCGGGATCGGCCTGGTGCTGATCGCCGGGCAGCTCTACTCGGTCGCCGACACCGAGGCGCCCGCCTCGGGCACCGAGCGGCTGGCCGGGCTGCCCGGCACGCTCGCCCGGGCCGCCGGGGACCCGGAGACGCTGGCCGCGATCGGGCTGGGCGCCGGCACGGTCGCCGTCCTGGTGCTCTGGCCGCGGATGCCGCGCCGGGTGCGCGCGCTCCCCGGCCCGCTCGCGGCCGTCGCGCTGGCCACGGCGGCCACGGCCGCGTTCTCGCTGCCGGTCGCCACCGTCGAGGTCGAGGGCCTGCTGGGCGCCGTCCAGCCGCCCGGCGCGGACGCCCTCGGCATCCTGGCCGACCCGGCGGCCTACGCCACGATCATCGCCTTCACGCTGATCGCCTCCGCCGAGTCGCTGTTCAGCGCCGCGGCCGTGGACCGGATGCACGACGGCCCCCGTACCCGCTACGACCAGGAGCTGATGGCGCAGGGCACGGGCAACGCCGTCTGCGGCCTGCTGGGCGCCCTGCCGATGACGGCGGTCATCGTGCGCAGCGCGGCGAACGTGCGGGCGGGGGCGCGGACCCGGGCGGCCCGCGTCCTGCACGGCGTCTGGCTGCTGGTGTTCGCGGCGCTGCTGCCGGCCACGCTCGGACTGCTGCCGCTGCCCGCGCTGGCCGGGGTCCTGCTGCACGCGGGCTGGAAGCTGATCCCGTTCCGGGGGCTGCTGACGCTGTGGCGGGGCGAGCGGGGCGAGGCGCTGATCCTCGTCGCCACGGCGGTGTCGATCGTCGCGCTGAACATGTTCGAGGGCGTGCTGATCGGTCTCGCCCTGTCGGTGGCCAAGGCCGCCTGGGGCGCCTCGCACGTCCGGCTGGAGATCCGGGACCTGGGCGCCGGGCCGGTCCGGGCGCGACTGTCGGGCAACGCGACCTTCCTGCGGCTGCCGAAGATCCTCGACAGTCTGGAGGCCCTGCCGCAGGACCGCCCGGTGGAGCTCGACCTGTCCGGCCTGCACCACCTCGACCACGCCTGCCGCACGGCCCTGGAGAACTGGGCCGAGCGGCACAGCGCGGCGGGCACCCCGCCCGTACGCCTCACCGCCCGCTGA
- a CDS encoding indole-3-glycerol phosphate synthase — protein MIEKALTSADVEFVTTLHGDEEVAFHVLLQPRGEQADRLLRAIDDIALGELDEAVREGETPEGEEALTTGERALEVSLTALRTAGAQAEGRLLEDHPLDALKDVVREVGADEVIVLTDPHYVEEFFHRDWASRARHKVGVPVLKLFSHSKA, from the coding sequence ATGATCGAGAAGGCCCTGACGTCCGCCGACGTGGAGTTCGTCACCACCTTGCACGGCGACGAGGAGGTCGCCTTCCACGTACTGCTCCAGCCGCGCGGCGAGCAGGCCGACCGGCTGCTGCGCGCCATCGACGACATCGCGCTCGGCGAGCTGGACGAGGCGGTGCGCGAGGGCGAGACCCCCGAGGGCGAGGAGGCGCTGACCACCGGCGAACGCGCCCTGGAGGTGTCGCTCACCGCCCTGCGCACCGCCGGGGCCCAGGCCGAGGGCCGGCTCCTGGAGGACCATCCGCTGGACGCGCTCAAGGACGTCGTCCGCGAGGTCGGGGCCGACGAGGTCATCGTGCTGACCGACCCGCACTACGTGGAGGAGTTCTTCCACCGGGACTGGGCCTCGCGGGCCCGGCACAAGGTGGGCGTGCCGGTGCTGAAGCTGTTCTCGCACAGCAAGGCCTGA
- the zapE gene encoding cell division protein ZapE — MSSSSAASQPSPIAEASPLSLCAREPRVPADRLVAEMVPPPRFDSVRFGTYIPDPNQPSQTEAVQVLESFAGGLGGAHASGGGKPRRGLLGFGRAKAPKAPAGPRGVYLDGGYGVGKTHLLASLWHATPAEPSLKAFGTFVELTNLVGALGFQQTAQTLSGHRLLCIDEFELDDPGDTVLVSTLLGKLVDAGVALAATSNTLPGKLGEGRFAAADFLREIQGLSAHFRALRIDGEDYRHRGLPQAPAPFSDEQVTRAAYATEGASLDDFPGLLEHLARVHPSRYGALTDGLKAVCLTGVRPVPDQSTALRLVVLADRLYDREVPVLASGLPFDRLFSEEMLNGGYRKKYFRAISRLTALARDARGLVAG; from the coding sequence GTGTCGTCCTCCTCCGCCGCGTCCCAGCCGAGCCCGATAGCCGAAGCGAGCCCGCTCTCCCTGTGCGCCCGCGAGCCGCGTGTACCGGCGGACCGGCTGGTCGCCGAGATGGTGCCGCCGCCGCGCTTCGACTCGGTCCGCTTCGGCACGTACATCCCGGACCCGAACCAGCCCAGCCAGACCGAGGCGGTGCAGGTCCTGGAGTCGTTCGCCGGCGGACTCGGCGGTGCCCACGCGAGCGGCGGCGGCAAGCCCCGGCGCGGTCTGCTCGGCTTCGGCCGGGCGAAGGCGCCGAAGGCCCCGGCGGGACCGCGCGGCGTCTACCTCGACGGCGGCTACGGCGTCGGCAAGACCCATCTGCTCGCCTCCCTGTGGCACGCCACCCCGGCCGAGCCGTCCCTGAAGGCGTTCGGCACCTTCGTGGAGTTGACGAACCTGGTCGGCGCGCTCGGCTTCCAGCAGACCGCGCAGACCCTCTCCGGGCACCGTCTGCTCTGCATCGACGAGTTCGAGCTGGACGACCCGGGCGACACCGTCCTCGTCTCCACCCTGCTCGGCAAGCTGGTCGACGCGGGCGTCGCGCTCGCCGCCACCTCCAACACCCTGCCCGGCAAGCTCGGCGAGGGCCGCTTCGCGGCGGCCGACTTCCTGCGCGAGATCCAGGGCCTGTCGGCCCACTTCCGCGCGCTGCGCATCGACGGCGAGGACTACCGCCACCGCGGTCTGCCGCAGGCCCCGGCCCCGTTCTCCGACGAGCAGGTGACCCGGGCGGCGTACGCGACCGAGGGCGCCTCGCTCGACGACTTCCCCGGGCTGCTGGAGCATCTGGCGCGGGTCCACCCGAGCCGCTACGGCGCGCTGACGGACGGCCTGAAGGCGGTCTGCCTCACCGGGGTGCGGCCGGTCCCAGACCAGTCCACCGCCCTGCGCCTGGTGGTGCTCGCCGACCGGCTCTACGACCGTGAGGTCCCGGTCCTGGCCTCGGGGCTGCCCTTCGACCGGCTGTTCAGCGAGGAGATGCTGAACGGCGGCTACCGCAAGAAGTACTTCCGTGCCATCTCCCGGCTGACGGCGCTGGCCCGCGACGCGCGGGGGCTCGTGGCCGGCTGA
- a CDS encoding peptidyl-tRNA hydrolase, with product MNSEPTPAGDSPFRSESEARDSAPQFVLPLVVRIERAAPPARTDALETSARAVLVFLSDERSVGEGEWARAVRDWEDARIRKVVRRARGAEWRRAQELPGITVTGKSAEVRVFPPVPLDGWPRDLAKLQVSGTDLDDPEPPVAAGPGEPVLWLNPDLGMSAGKAMAQTGHAAQLAWWELPDADRDAWRAAGFPLAVRTADPVRWRELTESGLPLVRDAGFTEIAPGSCTVVADHPALRRAPGA from the coding sequence GTGAACAGTGAGCCCACGCCCGCCGGTGACAGCCCCTTCCGCTCCGAGTCGGAGGCGCGCGACAGCGCCCCGCAGTTCGTCCTGCCCCTGGTCGTACGGATCGAGCGTGCCGCTCCCCCGGCCCGCACCGACGCGCTGGAGACGTCGGCGCGGGCCGTCCTGGTGTTCCTGAGCGACGAGCGCTCCGTCGGCGAGGGCGAGTGGGCCCGGGCCGTCCGCGACTGGGAGGACGCGCGCATCCGCAAGGTCGTGCGGCGGGCGCGGGGCGCCGAGTGGCGGCGCGCCCAGGAGCTGCCCGGCATCACCGTCACCGGCAAGTCCGCGGAGGTGCGGGTGTTCCCGCCGGTCCCGCTGGACGGCTGGCCCAGGGACCTGGCGAAGCTCCAGGTGTCCGGCACCGACCTCGACGACCCGGAGCCGCCCGTGGCCGCCGGTCCCGGCGAGCCGGTGCTGTGGCTCAACCCGGACCTCGGCATGTCGGCCGGCAAGGCGATGGCGCAGACCGGGCACGCGGCGCAGCTCGCCTGGTGGGAGCTGCCGGACGCGGACCGGGACGCCTGGCGCGCGGCCGGGTTCCCGCTGGCCGTGCGGACCGCGGACCCGGTGCGCTGGCGGGAGCTGACGGAGTCCGGTCTGCCGCTGGTGCGGGACGCCGGGTTCACGGAGATCGCGCCGGGCTCCTGCACCGTCGTCGCCGACCACCCCGCGCTGCGCCGGGCGCCCGGCGCCTGA